A DNA window from Oncorhynchus tshawytscha isolate Ot180627B linkage group LG13, Otsh_v2.0, whole genome shotgun sequence contains the following coding sequences:
- the LOC112264466 gene encoding serine/threonine-protein phosphatase 6 regulatory ankyrin repeat subunit A-like isoform X3, with product MCVLTMRSERASRVCIVVLEEEEEDEHSSPPRPSPPHPSPLLHPKPSPDRKSHHAVCRRSQEDKPSLLKAIFSVDPNEVRSLIFKKEDVNVQDSEKRTPLHAAAYLGDADIIELLILSGARVNAKDNKWLTPLHRAVASCSEDAVCMLIKHSADVNARDKNWQTPLHVAANNKAIRVAEALVPLLSNVNVSDRGGRTALHHAAFSGHLEMVKLLLSRGANIDAFDKKDRRAIHWAAYMGHMEVVRLLVSSGAEIDCKDKNSYTPLHAAASSGMTTTVQYLLGLGVQINQGNIYGNSALHMASYNGQDVVVNELIEAGASINQVNERGLSALHFSACSRQGALCLELLLGNGANVNIRSKDGKTPLHMAAVHGRFSRSQAVIQNGAEVDCEDKNGNSPLHIAARYGHQLLINTLLTHGANTAK from the exons atgtgtgtgttaacgaTGCGGTCGGAGCGTGCGAGCCGTGTGTGTATCGtggtgctggaggaggaggaggaggatgaacattcctctcctcctcgtccctctcctcctcacccctctcccctccttcaccCCAAACCCTCACCGGATCGCAAGTCCCATCATGCCGTATGTCGCAGATCTCAGGAAGACAAG CCCTCTCTGCTGAAAGCCATCTTCAGTGTGGACCCTAATGAAGTCCGCTCCCTCATATTCAAGAAGGAGGATGTAAACGTACAG GACAGTGAGAAAAGGACCCCGCTCCACGCTGCAGCCTACCTAGGAGACGCTGACATCATCGAACTCCTCATCCTCTCAG GAGCCAGAGTAAATGCTAAAGACAATAAGTGGTTAACTCCTCTCCACCGAGCTGTTGCCTCCTGCAGCGAG gatgcaGTGTGTATGTTGATAAAACATAGTGCTGATGTGAACGCGCGGGATAAGAACTGGCAGACTCCTCTCCATGTTGCTGCCAACAACAAGGCTATCCGCGTTGCTGAGGCCCTCGTCCCATTGCTTAGCAACGTCAATGTGTCGGACCGGGGTGGACGCACAGCCCTGCACCATGCTGCCTTCAGCggacacctggag atggtgaAGCTGCTTCTCTCCAGAGGAGCTAACATCGACGCCTTTGATAAGAAAGACAGGCGAGCCATCCACTGGGCTGCCTACATGG gtcaTATGGAGGTGGTGAGGTTGTTGGTGTCTAGTGGAGCAGAGATTGACTGTAAAGATAAGAACTCTTATACTCCTCTACATGCTGCTGCCTCTAGTGGGATGACTACCACTGTCCAATACCTGCTGGGGCTGGgggtacag ataaaccagggtaatatttATGGTAACTCTGCTCTCCATATGGCCAGTTATAATGGCCAGGATGTGGTGGTCAACGAACTCATAGAGGCTGGAGCCTCCATCAACCAG gtgaatgAGAGGGGTCTGTCTGCGCTGCACTTCTCAGCCTGTTCCCGCCAGGGGGCGCTGTGCCTGGAACTACTGCTTGGGAACGGAGCTAATGTCAACatcagg AGTAAGGATGGGAAGACCCCTCTCCACATGGCAGCGGTCCATGGAAGGTTCTCTCGTTCTCAGGCTGTCATTCAAAACG GTGCGGAGGTAGACTGTGAGGATAAGAATGGGAACTCTCCTCTTCACATCGCTGCTCGCTACGGACACCAGTTACTGATCAACACTCTGCTCACACACGGAGCCAACACCGCCAAGtaa